In one window of Paraflavitalea soli DNA:
- a CDS encoding TonB-dependent receptor, which produces MNRSFLLVLIFLCISGLLIAQDKPGGVIRGKVQTEKGEPLAHATVMVKGGATTTTDVTGDFLLQGIKVGKQDITISAAGFATRTLTVHVQDGKVAIADLVLQSEGFLNEVVVTAGRKLESIREVPSSVTIVQAKQIREQAAINPSITSILGNTVPGLGTFTNKATNAGQTLRGRSVLVLIDGIPQSTPLMNGARDLRSIDPAVIERVEVIKGATSIYGNGSGGGIINMITKKPDGNKLISGETRVGGDGNVFHSDNTLGYRLSQTLHGTIKKFSYVLSGVYQRSGAQKDADGNVIAQADGLSETRLFNGFGKLSYQIAANQQVTFSYNFFRSQQYAEYVNKAGKYGVTPAIGIPGVDPGDPAGTPHSHNMYLSYRLTNLPAKSNLEVLLYDHRFQSLNRYVEKSNSWYGPGQTYIQSSKKGIRANFNTPWKAKTISGDVTYGVDLLKDRTNQVLTDGRVFVPDMNMLNFALFAQVKVDFHELVLKGGIRYENAHIKVKDFNTIAKGANGEGSIAIKGGTLNYNATMFNVGLRYNHFPVFSPFVSFSQAFGLNELGRVLRTATENTLDKITTDPVITNNYEAGFSSQWGPLNFSASYFVSTSRLGANLVEENGIFVTQREPERITGYELVAEVRISKTLKAGGSYSYVEGKSENAAGDKVYMNGERIAPPKGTGFINYQPIPALNLQLSTVYTGSRDRFAVRSNGVYGLSEGPVKDVTYFNFNAGYNINSSFNLAVGIENLFNQSYYPPRSQYRVQDLEYVQGNGARLNMSIGYRF; this is translated from the coding sequence ATGAACAGGTCATTTTTACTGGTATTGATTTTTCTGTGTATTTCCGGCTTACTCATTGCCCAGGATAAACCTGGTGGCGTTATACGCGGCAAGGTGCAAACGGAAAAAGGGGAACCCCTGGCGCATGCTACGGTAATGGTAAAAGGCGGCGCCACTACCACCACCGATGTTACCGGTGATTTTTTATTGCAAGGGATAAAGGTGGGCAAACAAGATATCACCATCAGTGCTGCCGGTTTTGCTACCCGCACTTTAACGGTACACGTACAGGACGGCAAAGTAGCAATCGCCGACCTGGTGCTTCAATCGGAAGGCTTTCTCAATGAGGTAGTAGTAACAGCGGGCCGCAAGCTGGAAAGCATCCGGGAAGTTCCTTCCTCCGTTACCATCGTGCAGGCAAAGCAGATCAGGGAGCAGGCGGCTATCAATCCTTCCATTACTTCTATCTTGGGTAATACCGTGCCTGGCCTCGGCACCTTCACGAATAAAGCGACCAACGCAGGCCAAACCCTGCGTGGCCGTTCGGTACTGGTATTGATCGATGGTATTCCGCAATCGACCCCACTGATGAATGGGGCCCGCGACCTTCGTTCTATCGATCCGGCTGTCATAGAGCGCGTGGAAGTGATCAAAGGAGCTACTTCCATCTATGGTAATGGCTCAGGTGGCGGCATCATCAATATGATCACCAAAAAGCCCGATGGCAACAAGCTGATCAGCGGCGAAACAAGGGTAGGGGGCGATGGCAATGTTTTTCATAGTGATAATACCCTGGGGTATCGCTTGTCGCAGACCTTGCATGGCACCATCAAAAAGTTCTCTTATGTGCTCAGTGGTGTATACCAGCGCAGCGGTGCGCAGAAAGATGCCGACGGCAATGTGATCGCGCAGGCCGACGGATTGAGTGAGACCAGGCTCTTCAATGGCTTTGGTAAATTGAGTTACCAGATAGCCGCGAACCAACAGGTAACTTTCTCCTATAATTTTTTCCGCAGCCAGCAGTATGCGGAGTATGTAAATAAAGCGGGTAAATATGGAGTGACACCTGCCATCGGTATACCCGGCGTAGATCCCGGCGATCCGGCGGGTACACCCCACAGCCACAATATGTACCTCAGTTATCGCCTTACCAACCTGCCTGCCAAAAGCAACCTGGAAGTGCTGTTGTACGATCACCGCTTTCAATCACTGAACCGCTATGTGGAGAAATCCAATAGCTGGTACGGTCCGGGGCAAACCTATATCCAATCTTCCAAGAAAGGTATTCGTGCCAACTTCAATACGCCCTGGAAAGCGAAGACCATTTCAGGTGATGTGACTTATGGTGTGGACCTGCTCAAGGACCGTACGAACCAGGTGCTCACAGATGGCCGCGTATTTGTACCAGACATGAATATGTTGAACTTTGCACTCTTTGCGCAGGTGAAAGTAGATTTCCATGAGCTGGTGTTGAAAGGTGGTATCCGGTATGAAAATGCCCATATCAAAGTGAAGGATTTCAATACCATTGCCAAGGGAGCCAATGGTGAGGGCAGCATTGCTATCAAGGGCGGTACCCTGAATTACAATGCCACGATGTTCAATGTAGGCTTGCGTTACAATCATTTCCCGGTATTCAGTCCCTTTGTGAGCTTCTCACAGGCATTTGGCTTGAATGAGCTGGGCAGGGTATTGCGTACGGCCACCGAAAATACGCTGGATAAGATCACGACTGATCCTGTGATCACCAACAACTATGAGGCTGGCTTCAGCAGTCAGTGGGGACCGCTCAACTTTTCAGCTTCTTATTTTGTGAGTACATCCAGGCTGGGCGCCAACCTGGTGGAGGAGAACGGCATTTTTGTAACCCAGCGTGAGCCCGAAAGGATCACGGGTTATGAACTGGTGGCCGAAGTACGCATCAGCAAGACATTGAAAGCAGGCGGTAGTTACTCTTATGTAGAAGGAAAATCTGAAAACGCCGCAGGCGACAAAGTATACATGAATGGAGAAAGGATTGCGCCTCCCAAAGGCACCGGCTTTATCAATTACCAGCCTATCCCGGCGCTCAACCTGCAACTCTCAACCGTCTACACCGGCAGTCGCGACCGCTTTGCTGTGCGTAGCAATGGGGTATATGGATTGAGTGAAGGACCGGTGAAAGATGTCACTTACTTTAACTTCAATGCCGGTTATAATATCAACTCTTCTTTCAACCTGGCGGTGGGTATAGAGAACCTTTTCAACCAGTCTTATTATCCACCCCGCAGTCAATACCGTGTGCAGGACCTGGAATACGTGCAGGGCAATGGAGCAAGGTTGAATATGAGTATTGGATACCGGTTTTAA
- a CDS encoding TetR/AcrR family transcriptional regulator, translated as MKPKDEGKIAEIYAATLALVKEQGLAGITMSMIAKKAGFATGTVYIYFANKEELLVKLFDKCIDDYTNNYFAGYNPADPFKVAFHTIWMNMLRYSIEHFDEQVFIEQCFHSPFISDETRKETKDRLMPWRELIERGKKEKLIKQHDASWIMLFVRGGVKDLVKHCTYHQLKITTEFKEAMFEMCWDGIKD; from the coding sequence GTGAAACCGAAAGACGAAGGTAAAATTGCCGAAATATATGCCGCTACCCTGGCCCTGGTGAAGGAGCAGGGGCTGGCGGGGATTACCATGAGCATGATCGCCAAGAAGGCTGGTTTTGCCACGGGCACCGTGTACATCTATTTTGCCAATAAGGAAGAGTTGCTGGTGAAACTGTTTGACAAATGTATCGACGATTATACCAATAATTATTTTGCGGGTTATAATCCGGCTGATCCTTTTAAGGTGGCTTTCCATACCATTTGGATGAATATGCTGCGGTATTCCATTGAGCATTTCGATGAACAGGTCTTTATTGAACAGTGTTTCCATTCTCCCTTTATTTCAGACGAAACGAGAAAGGAAACAAAAGACCGGCTCATGCCCTGGCGTGAGTTGATCGAGCGGGGAAAAAAAGAAAAGCTCATCAAGCAGCATGATGCTTCCTGGATCATGCTTTTTGTGCGCGGTGGTGTGAAGGACCTGGTAAAACATTGCACCTACCACCAGCTGAAGATCACCACCGAGTTTAAAGAAGCGATGTTTGAAATGTGCTGGGACGGCATTAAGGACTAA
- a CDS encoding TolC family protein translates to MALCLGLAMFCSLAVQAQEPMPLALKQAIDLSLQNSKQLKVNKAKIEAATGQLRQALDNRLPDVKISGAYLFLTTPNINLKTGGKDSSGSAFPQPNQAMYGMASVNMPLYAGLKVRYGIESARYLEKAAEADAGYNKEQVIFSSINAYCNLYKSIAAVKLVKENLNQSKQRDKDFENLEKNGLLARNDLLKAQLQTANIELALVNAENNLKLAMVSLNLIMGLPEQTTLQPDTTGFDQSFTPATIEAYEQQAFTNRKDIEALNLRKKAVGAEVHAAKGELYPSIGLTGGYIAGYIPKLVTATNIVNVGVGVQYNLSSLWKGKSSIAIAQANEREIAATQDMLNDNIRLSINKAYQNFLSAQKRIEVQGKSVINAAENYRITKNKHDNSLVTTTELLDANVALLESKIALEEAKADIVVAYNSLLEEAGILTNNQPVK, encoded by the coding sequence ATGGCACTGTGCCTGGGATTGGCCATGTTTTGCTCCCTCGCCGTGCAGGCCCAGGAACCGATGCCCCTGGCATTGAAGCAGGCAATAGACCTGAGTTTGCAAAACAGCAAACAACTGAAAGTAAACAAAGCGAAGATCGAGGCCGCTACCGGCCAGTTGAGACAGGCGCTGGATAACCGGCTGCCTGATGTAAAGATCAGTGGCGCTTATCTATTCCTTACGACTCCCAACATCAACCTCAAAACCGGCGGCAAGGATAGCAGCGGCAGCGCATTTCCGCAACCCAACCAGGCGATGTATGGTATGGCTTCCGTAAACATGCCGCTGTATGCAGGTCTGAAGGTGCGCTATGGCATTGAATCGGCCAGGTACCTCGAAAAAGCGGCGGAAGCAGATGCCGGTTACAACAAAGAGCAGGTGATCTTCAGCTCCATCAATGCGTATTGCAATCTCTACAAATCCATTGCAGCCGTGAAACTGGTAAAAGAAAACCTGAACCAGTCCAAACAACGCGACAAGGACTTCGAGAACCTGGAGAAGAATGGTTTGCTGGCCCGCAACGACCTGCTGAAAGCCCAGTTACAAACCGCCAATATTGAACTGGCCCTGGTCAATGCTGAGAACAACCTCAAGTTGGCCATGGTAAGTCTGAACCTGATCATGGGCCTGCCGGAACAAACCACCCTGCAGCCCGATACCACTGGTTTCGATCAGTCGTTCACGCCCGCCACGATTGAAGCATACGAACAGCAGGCTTTCACCAACCGTAAGGATATAGAAGCGCTCAACCTGCGTAAAAAAGCCGTAGGAGCCGAAGTACATGCCGCCAAAGGTGAGCTCTATCCCAGTATAGGTTTGACCGGTGGTTATATCGCTGGTTATATTCCCAAACTCGTTACCGCTACCAACATCGTAAACGTAGGGGTAGGTGTACAGTACAACCTCAGCTCCCTGTGGAAAGGCAAGTCTTCCATAGCTATTGCGCAGGCCAATGAGCGGGAAATTGCAGCCACCCAGGATATGCTGAACGATAACATCCGGTTGTCGATCAACAAAGCCTATCAGAACTTCCTGTCGGCCCAAAAGCGCATCGAAGTACAGGGCAAATCGGTGATCAACGCTGCAGAGAACTACCGCATCACCAAGAACAAACACGACAATAGCCTGGTAACTACCACGGAGTTGCTGGATGCAAATGTGGCCTTGCTGGAATCGAAGATCGCCCTGGAAGAAGCCAAGGCCGATATCGTGGTAGCCTATAATTCCCTGCTGGAAGAAGCCGGCATCCTCACCAATAATCAACCCGTAAAATAA